From one Bacteroides intestinalis DSM 17393 genomic stretch:
- the hisG gene encoding ATP phosphoribosyltransferase, which produces MLLRIAVQAKGRLYDETMSFLGESDIKLNAVKRSLLVQSSNFPVEVLFLRDDDIPQSVATGVADIGIVGENEYVEKNENAEIVKRLGFSKCRLSLAIPKDVEYPGVQWFEGRKIATSYPGILSTFLKTQNVNAEIHVITGSVEVAPGIGLADAIFDIVSSGSTLVSNRLKEVEVVMKSEALLIGNRNLCDEKKEILKELLFRMNAVKTAEDKKYVLMNAPKERLEEIIQVLPGMKSPTVMPLAQEGWCSVHTVLDEKCFWEIIGKLKSLGAEGILVLPIEKMIL; this is translated from the coding sequence ATGTTATTAAGAATTGCAGTACAAGCTAAAGGTCGTCTTTATGACGAGACGATGTCATTTCTGGGAGAGTCGGATATCAAATTGAATGCGGTGAAACGTTCACTGCTGGTACAATCGTCTAATTTTCCTGTAGAGGTATTATTTTTGCGTGATGATGATATTCCGCAGTCAGTGGCAACAGGCGTGGCGGATATAGGTATCGTAGGCGAGAATGAATATGTGGAGAAGAATGAAAATGCGGAGATTGTAAAGCGTCTCGGATTCAGTAAGTGCCGTTTGTCACTGGCTATTCCGAAGGATGTTGAATATCCGGGTGTGCAGTGGTTTGAAGGGCGAAAGATTGCGACGTCGTATCCGGGCATCCTCAGCACATTCTTGAAAACGCAGAATGTGAATGCGGAGATACACGTGATTACAGGTTCGGTAGAGGTGGCACCGGGCATCGGGCTGGCGGATGCGATTTTTGATATTGTTAGTTCGGGTTCTACGCTGGTGAGCAACCGGTTGAAAGAAGTGGAAGTGGTGATGAAATCGGAGGCGCTGTTGATTGGTAACCGGAATCTGTGTGACGAGAAAAAGGAGATCCTGAAAGAGTTGCTTTTCCGTATGAATGCTGTGAAGACAGCGGAAGATAAGAAGTATGTGCTGATGAATGCACCGAAGGAACGTTTGGAAGAGATTATCCAGGTGCTTCCGGGTATGAAGAGCCCGACGGTGATGCCGTTGGCACAGGAGGGCTGGTGTTCGGTACATACGGTGCTGGATGAAAAGTGCTTCTGGGAGATTATCGGAAAGTTGAAGTCGCTGGGGGCAGAGGGGATTTTGGTGCTGCCGATTGAGAAAATGATATTGTGA
- a CDS encoding TolC family protein has protein sequence MKRNILLAAWMLFPFAAFAQNDTLTNERERLITLNEAIALARTQSVDAAVALNELKTSYWEYRTFRADLLPEVNLNGTLPNYNKSYSRYQNSDGSYSFVRNNTLGLSGTLSIDQNLWFTGGKLSLASSLEYIKQLGSGGDKRFMSVPVSLELTQPIFGVNNLKWNRRIEPVRYAEAKAAFITATEQVTMKTITYFFNLLLAKENLKTAHQNKVNADRLYEVAMAKRKMGQISENDLLQLKLNALQGKADVTEAESNLNAKMFQLRSFLGLSEDENLNPILPSSAPDMKMEYNLVLNKALDRNSFAQNIRRRQLEADYEVATARGNLRSIDLFASVGYTGQNRDFTSAYKDLLDNQIVQVGVKVPILDWGKRRGKVRVAKSNREVVLSRIRQEQMDFNQDIFLLVANFNNQAQQLGIAQEADGIAEKRYKTSVETFMIGQISTLDLNDAQKSKDEARQKHISELYYYWYYFYQIRSLTLWDFERNCELEADFEEIVRD, from the coding sequence ATGAAAAGGAATATTTTACTCGCAGCTTGGATGCTATTTCCGTTCGCCGCTTTTGCACAGAACGATACATTGACAAACGAACGTGAACGTCTCATCACTTTAAATGAAGCGATAGCTTTGGCACGTACCCAGTCAGTGGATGCCGCCGTAGCGCTGAATGAATTGAAGACTTCATACTGGGAATATCGTACTTTCCGTGCCGACCTGTTACCGGAAGTGAATCTGAACGGTACTTTACCCAATTACAATAAATCTTACAGTAGATATCAAAATTCGGATGGTTCCTACTCATTCGTGCGTAACAATACGCTGGGACTTTCCGGAACGCTCTCCATAGACCAGAACTTATGGTTTACGGGCGGTAAACTGTCACTGGCCTCTTCTCTTGAATATATCAAGCAATTAGGCTCCGGAGGAGATAAACGGTTTATGTCCGTCCCCGTAAGCCTGGAATTGACGCAACCTATCTTTGGAGTGAATAACTTGAAGTGGAACCGCCGTATCGAACCGGTGAGATATGCAGAAGCAAAAGCCGCTTTTATCACGGCTACGGAACAGGTGACGATGAAGACAATCACTTATTTCTTCAATCTGCTGCTGGCTAAAGAAAATCTGAAAACTGCTCACCAGAATAAAGTGAATGCCGACCGCCTCTATGAAGTGGCGATGGCAAAGCGCAAGATGGGGCAGATTTCAGAAAATGACTTGTTACAGTTGAAGTTAAATGCTTTGCAGGGCAAGGCGGACGTGACGGAAGCGGAGAGTAACCTGAATGCGAAGATGTTCCAGTTGCGTTCCTTCCTCGGTTTGTCGGAGGACGAGAATCTGAATCCGATATTGCCGAGCTCGGCACCGGATATGAAGATGGAATATAATCTTGTATTGAACAAGGCTTTGGATCGGAACTCGTTTGCACAGAATATCCGTCGCCGCCAGTTGGAAGCAGATTATGAAGTGGCTACGGCCCGTGGAAATCTGCGCAGCATAGACTTGTTTGCCAGCGTGGGGTATACGGGGCAGAATCGTGATTTTACTTCCGCTTACAAAGATCTGCTCGATAACCAGATTGTACAGGTAGGTGTGAAAGTTCCTATTTTGGACTGGGGAAAACGCCGAGGAAAAGTGCGTGTGGCAAAGAGTAACCGTGAAGTGGTGCTTTCCAGAATCCGGCAAGAACAGATGGACTTCAATCAGGATATCTTCCTGCTCGTAGCGAACTTCAATAATCAGGCACAACAATTGGGTATTGCACAGGAAGCTGACGGCATTGCCGAGAAACGTTATAAAACCAGTGTGGAAACCTTTATGATCGGACAAATCAGTACGCTGGACCTGAACGACGCACAGAAATCAAAAGATGAAGCAAGACAGAAACATATTTCCGAGCTCTATTATTATTGGTACTATTTCTATCAAATCCGCAGTCTGACACTTTGGGATTTTGAACGGAATTGCGAACTGGAGGCGGACTTTGAAGAAATTGTGAGAGACTGA
- a CDS encoding PaaI family thioesterase yields MKKIINPWKDLEGYNCFGCAPNNESGVKMEFYEDGDEVVSIWKPRPEYQGWLNTLHGGIQSVLLDEICGWVVVRKLQTSGVTSKMETRFRKPVSTTDSHVVLRASIREQKRNIVIIDAKLYNEAGEVCSEAVCTYFTFPKEKAEQEMHFHHCDVEKEEILPLI; encoded by the coding sequence ATGAAGAAGATTATTAACCCATGGAAAGATTTGGAAGGATACAATTGTTTCGGTTGTGCTCCCAATAATGAGTCCGGTGTGAAAATGGAGTTTTATGAGGATGGCGACGAGGTGGTGAGCATCTGGAAGCCGCGTCCTGAGTATCAGGGTTGGCTGAATACGTTGCATGGTGGCATTCAGTCGGTGCTGCTGGATGAAATTTGCGGATGGGTGGTAGTGCGTAAGTTGCAGACAAGCGGGGTGACTTCGAAGATGGAAACTCGTTTTCGTAAACCGGTGTCGACTACAGACTCACATGTAGTGTTGCGGGCTTCCATACGCGAGCAGAAGCGGAATATCGTGATTATCGACGCGAAACTTTATAATGAGGCGGGAGAGGTGTGCTCGGAGGCGGTATGTACTTACTTCACTTTCCCGAAGGAGAAGGCAGAGCAGGAAATGCACTTTCATCACTGCGATGTGGAGAAAGAGGAGATTTTGCCGCTGATTTAA
- a CDS encoding sensor histidine kinase, producing the protein MRIKFYFSILVLFLLGLGGALLYLAKGMQILHLYIVEGIIACILVFLVVFYRKIVKPMNIIGSGMELLREQDFSSRLSKVGQYESDRIVNVFNRMMEQLKNERLRLREQNHFLDLLIQASPMGVVITTLNGEISQLNPMGLKMMGVRLEEIMGKKIENIDSPLAEELANISKDQTAVVRLNDSNIYKCTHSSFIDRGFHHPFYLIEKMTDEVMRAEKKAYEKVIRMIAHEVNNTTAGITSTLDTVEQALSTEEDMEDICDVMRICTERCFSMSRFITRFADVVKIPEPTLVTGKLNELASTCKRFMEGMCNDRNILLWLECDPKLEPVRFDAALLEQVLVNIIKNAAESIEHAPEGTIQQGRVVVRTIAPTTIEVVDNGPGITKETEAKLFSPFFSTKPNGQGIGLVFIREVLTRHGCTFSLRTYSDGLTRFRIIFP; encoded by the coding sequence GTGAGAATAAAGTTCTATTTCTCCATACTTGTCCTCTTCCTCTTGGGGTTAGGTGGTGCTCTTCTCTACTTGGCGAAGGGGATGCAGATATTGCATCTTTACATTGTAGAGGGGATCATTGCGTGTATCTTGGTGTTTCTGGTTGTCTTTTACCGTAAAATCGTGAAGCCGATGAATATTATCGGCAGCGGCATGGAATTGCTGCGCGAACAGGATTTCAGCAGCAGGCTCAGCAAAGTAGGGCAATACGAGTCGGACCGCATTGTAAATGTGTTCAACCGTATGATGGAGCAATTGAAGAACGAACGTTTGCGTCTGCGCGAGCAAAACCATTTTCTGGACTTGCTAATCCAGGCTTCGCCGATGGGAGTTGTCATTACCACACTGAACGGTGAAATATCCCAGCTTAATCCGATGGGATTGAAGATGATGGGAGTACGTCTGGAAGAGATTATGGGAAAGAAAATAGAGAATATAGACTCTCCTTTGGCTGAAGAACTGGCGAATATCTCAAAAGATCAGACGGCAGTAGTGCGTCTGAATGACTCGAATATCTATAAATGTACCCATTCCTCCTTTATCGACAGAGGTTTTCATCATCCTTTCTATCTGATAGAGAAGATGACGGACGAGGTGATGCGTGCTGAAAAGAAAGCGTATGAGAAGGTGATCCGCATGATTGCGCACGAAGTGAACAATACGACGGCGGGTATTACATCTACCCTTGATACTGTGGAACAAGCCCTTTCCACCGAAGAGGATATGGAGGATATCTGCGATGTGATGCGCATTTGTACCGAACGTTGTTTCTCCATGAGCCGCTTTATCACCCGTTTTGCCGATGTTGTGAAAATTCCTGAGCCCACCTTGGTTACGGGCAAACTGAATGAACTGGCTTCCACGTGTAAACGCTTTATGGAGGGTATGTGCAACGACCGGAATATTCTTCTCTGGCTGGAATGTGATCCGAAGCTGGAACCGGTACGCTTTGATGCGGCATTGCTGGAACAGGTATTGGTGAATATTATCAAGAATGCTGCGGAAAGTATCGAACATGCGCCCGAAGGAACGATCCAGCAGGGTAGGGTTGTAGTCCGTACAATCGCTCCTACCACGATTGAAGTGGTAGATAATGGCCCCGGTATAACAAAAGAGACTGAAGCAAAGCTCTTCAGTCCCTTCTTTTCCACTAAACCGAACGGGCAGGGAATCGGTCTGGTGTTTATTCGCGAGGTGCTTACCCGTCATGGGTGTACGTTCTCTCTACGCACGTATAGTGATGGGTTGACACGGTTCCGCATTATTTTTCCGTAG
- the hisB gene encoding bifunctional histidinol-phosphatase/imidazoleglycerol-phosphate dehydratase HisB encodes MSKKVLFIDRDGTLVIEPPVDYQLDSLEKLEFYPKVMRNLGFIRSKLDFEFAMVTNQDGLGTASFPEETFWPAHNLMMKTLEGEGIAFDEIFIDRSMPEDMAPTRKPRTGMLTKYLNNPEYDLAGSFVIGDRPTDVELAKNLGCRAIFLQNDTALLKPESKGGTAACEGLEEVCALVTKDWDKIAEFLFAGERKAEVRRTTKETDIFVSLNLDGNGACDIHTGLGFFDHMLEQIGKHGGLDLTIHVKGDLEVDEHHTIEDTAIALGDCIYQALGNKRGIERYGYALTMDDCLCQVCLDFGGRPWLVWDAEFIREKIGEMPTEMFLHFFKSLSDAAKMNLNVKAEGQNEHHKIEGIFKALARAIKMAVKRDIYHFELPSSKGVL; translated from the coding sequence ATGAGTAAGAAAGTATTATTTATAGACCGTGACGGGACTTTGGTGATTGAACCGCCCGTAGATTACCAGTTGGATTCACTGGAAAAGTTGGAGTTTTATCCCAAAGTGATGCGTAACCTGGGCTTTATCCGTAGCAAATTGGATTTCGAATTTGCGATGGTGACCAATCAGGATGGGTTGGGCACGGCATCTTTCCCGGAAGAAACTTTCTGGCCTGCGCATAACCTGATGATGAAGACGCTGGAAGGTGAAGGGATTGCGTTTGATGAAATCTTCATCGACCGTAGTATGCCGGAAGATATGGCACCTACCCGGAAGCCACGTACAGGAATGCTGACGAAGTATCTGAATAATCCGGAGTACGATCTTGCTGGAAGTTTCGTTATCGGTGACCGTCCGACGGATGTGGAACTGGCTAAGAACTTGGGTTGCCGGGCTATTTTTTTGCAGAATGATACTGCATTGCTGAAACCGGAATCCAAAGGTGGAACTGCTGCCTGCGAAGGTCTGGAAGAGGTATGTGCCCTTGTCACGAAAGATTGGGATAAAATTGCCGAATTCCTTTTTGCCGGAGAACGGAAAGCGGAAGTACGCCGTACAACAAAGGAAACGGACATTTTCGTGTCTCTGAATCTGGATGGTAACGGTGCCTGCGACATCCATACCGGACTGGGTTTCTTCGATCACATGCTGGAACAAATAGGCAAGCATGGCGGTTTGGACCTGACGATCCATGTGAAAGGTGATTTGGAAGTGGATGAGCATCACACCATAGAAGACACTGCGATTGCATTAGGCGATTGCATCTATCAGGCATTGGGAAATAAGCGTGGTATCGAGCGTTATGGCTATGCCCTGACGATGGATGACTGCCTTTGCCAGGTTTGCCTGGACTTCGGCGGACGTCCCTGGCTGGTATGGGATGCAGAGTTCATTCGTGAAAAGATTGGTGAAATGCCGACAGAAATGTTCCTGCATTTCTTCAAATCCCTGAGCGATGCTGCCAAGATGAATCTGAATGTAAAAGCGGAAGGCCAGAACGAGCACCATAAGATAGAAGGCATTTTCAAAGCGCTGGCCCGCGCTATAAAGATGGCGGTGAAGAGGGATATCTATCACTTTGAATTGCCGAGTTCGAAGGGAGTGCTTTAA
- the aspD gene encoding aspartate 4-decarboxylase, with amino-acid sequence MDTKNFEKKMETISPFELKNQLIDMADESLKKTARTMLNAGRGNPNWIATTPREAFFLLGQFGLEECRRVMNLPEGIAGIPQKEGIASRFEAFLKKNNAAHGTKLLEQTYNYLLMQHAADPDSLVHEWAEAVIGDQYPVPDRILHFTEILVQDYLSQEMCDNRPPRGTFDLFATEGGTAAMCYLFDSLQENFLLDKGDGIALMVPAFTPYIEIPQLSRYQFNMIELHADRMTDDGFHLWQYNDKDIDRLKDPSIKALFVTNPSNPPSYALSPETMARIVDIVKNDNPNLMVITDDVYGTFSPHFRSFMAELPHNTLCVYSFSKYFGATGWRDAVIALHEDNIYDKQIAHLPEDKRNALNRRYSSLTLHPEKMKFIDRMVADSRQVALNHTAGLSLPQQMQMSLFASFALLDKENKYKLKMMEIIEKRLHALWDNTGFTLIKDPLRVGYYTEIDMLVWAKKFYGDDFVEYLKRTYSPLNVVFRLAKETSLVLLNGGGFDGPEWSIRASLANLNEKDYVVIGQGIKRILDEYAKAWKKTTEK; translated from the coding sequence ATGGATACTAAGAATTTTGAAAAGAAAATGGAGACCATCAGCCCATTCGAGCTGAAAAACCAATTGATCGATATGGCCGATGAAAGCCTGAAGAAAACTGCCCGCACGATGCTGAATGCCGGACGCGGTAACCCTAACTGGATAGCTACCACTCCTCGCGAAGCCTTCTTCCTCTTGGGACAGTTCGGACTGGAGGAATGTCGCCGCGTCATGAACCTCCCCGAAGGCATCGCCGGCATCCCTCAAAAAGAAGGCATTGCCTCCCGTTTTGAAGCCTTCCTCAAAAAGAACAACGCCGCCCACGGTACCAAACTCCTGGAGCAAACCTATAACTACCTGTTAATGCAACATGCCGCCGACCCCGACTCCCTGGTACATGAATGGGCAGAAGCCGTCATCGGCGACCAGTACCCTGTGCCCGACCGCATCCTGCACTTCACTGAAATACTGGTGCAAGATTATCTGTCGCAAGAAATGTGCGATAACCGCCCTCCACGCGGCACATTCGACCTCTTTGCCACCGAAGGCGGAACCGCCGCCATGTGTTACCTCTTCGATTCCCTCCAGGAGAACTTCCTGCTGGATAAAGGTGACGGTATCGCCCTGATGGTGCCCGCTTTCACCCCCTACATTGAAATTCCGCAACTGAGCCGCTACCAGTTCAACATGATAGAACTGCATGCCGACCGTATGACGGACGACGGGTTCCACCTTTGGCAATACAATGACAAGGACATCGACCGCCTGAAAGATCCCTCCATCAAAGCGCTCTTTGTGACCAATCCCAGCAATCCGCCTAGTTACGCCCTCAGTCCGGAAACGATGGCACGCATTGTCGATATCGTGAAGAATGATAACCCCAACCTGATGGTTATCACGGATGATGTATACGGCACATTCAGCCCGCACTTCCGCTCATTCATGGCTGAACTTCCGCACAATACGCTTTGTGTCTATTCCTTCTCCAAATATTTCGGAGCTACCGGTTGGCGTGATGCCGTCATCGCCCTGCACGAAGACAACATCTACGACAAGCAAATCGCCCACCTGCCGGAAGATAAACGCAATGCGCTGAACCGCCGTTACTCAAGTCTGACTCTGCATCCCGAAAAAATGAAGTTTATCGACCGCATGGTAGCCGACAGCCGACAGGTTGCACTAAACCATACCGCCGGCCTGTCATTACCCCAACAGATGCAAATGAGTTTATTCGCTTCCTTCGCCCTGCTGGATAAGGAAAATAAATATAAACTGAAGATGATGGAAATCATTGAAAAACGTCTGCATGCCTTGTGGGATAATACGGGATTCACGTTGATAAAAGACCCACTCCGTGTAGGGTATTATACAGAGATCGACATGCTGGTATGGGCAAAGAAATTCTATGGAGATGATTTCGTAGAATACCTGAAACGTACCTACAGCCCGCTGAACGTCGTATTCCGCCTAGCGAAAGAAACGTCTCTCGTCCTGCTGAACGGCGGTGGTTTCGATGGTCCGGAATGGAGCATACGCGCCTCGCTTGCCAACCTGAACGAAAAGGACTATGTGGTCATCGGCCAGGGCATCAAGCGGATTCTTGACGAATACGCAAAGGCATGGAAAAAGACTACGGAAAAATAA
- the hisC gene encoding histidinol-phosphate transaminase — translation MKTLQELTRPNIWKLKPYSSARDEYKGVTASVFLDANENPYNLPHNRYPDPMQWELKAELSKIKKVSPEHIFLGNGSDEAIDLVFRAFCEPGLDNVVAIDPTYGMYQVCADVNNVEYRKVLLDGHFQFSADKLLAAADERTKLIFLCSPNNPTGNDLLRSEIEKLLREFEGLVILDEAYSDFSESPSFLLDLDKYPNLVVFQTFSKAWGCAAIRLGMAFASTEIIGILSKIKYPYNVNQLTQKQAIEMLHKYYEIERWVKRLKEEREDLEKRFSELPLTVEVFPSDANFFLARVTDAVKIYNYLVGEGIIVRNRNSISLCGNCLRVTVGTRMENDKLIEALKSYE, via the coding sequence ATGAAAACATTGCAAGAATTGACCCGTCCGAATATCTGGAAGCTGAAACCTTACTCTTCGGCGCGTGATGAATATAAAGGTGTAACGGCATCGGTATTTCTCGATGCGAACGAGAACCCGTACAACTTGCCGCACAACCGCTATCCCGACCCGATGCAGTGGGAACTGAAAGCGGAACTTTCCAAGATAAAGAAAGTGTCTCCCGAGCATATTTTCCTGGGCAATGGTAGCGACGAAGCTATTGATCTTGTTTTCCGTGCTTTCTGTGAGCCGGGATTGGACAATGTGGTGGCTATCGATCCTACTTACGGCATGTATCAGGTGTGTGCTGATGTGAATAATGTGGAGTATCGCAAAGTCCTGCTCGACGGGCATTTTCAGTTCTCGGCAGACAAGTTGCTGGCAGCTGCGGATGAACGGACGAAACTGATATTCCTGTGTTCGCCCAATAATCCTACGGGAAACGATCTGTTGCGCAGTGAGATAGAGAAGTTGCTGCGTGAGTTTGAAGGGCTGGTGATACTGGATGAGGCGTACAGTGACTTTTCTGAATCTCCGTCGTTCTTGCTGGATTTAGATAAATATCCGAATCTTGTTGTGTTCCAGACTTTCTCTAAAGCATGGGGCTGTGCGGCTATCCGCCTGGGAATGGCGTTCGCTTCTACGGAAATCATCGGTATCCTGAGCAAGATAAAGTACCCTTACAATGTGAACCAACTGACTCAGAAACAGGCAATAGAGATGTTGCATAAGTACTATGAGATAGAGCGTTGGGTGAAGAGGCTGAAAGAGGAACGCGAGGATTTGGAGAAACGTTTTTCCGAACTGCCGTTGACGGTGGAAGTATTTCCGTCTGATGCCAATTTCTTCCTTGCACGGGTGACGGATGCGGTGAAAATTTATAATTATCTGGTAGGAGAGGGGATCATCGTCCGCAACCGTAATTCTATATCGCTTTGCGGAAACTGCTTGCGTGTGACGGTAGGAACGAGGATGGAGAATGATAAACTGATAGAAGCGTTGAAAAGCTATGAGTAA
- the hisD gene encoding histidinol dehydrogenase, with product MKLINNPDRSQWAEILKRPVMNTENLFDTVREIIDRVKSDGDRAVLEMEAKFDKAELTSLAVTEAELKEAETLVDEKLKAAIRLAKQNIETFHAAQRFEGKKVETMPGVTCWQKAVAIEKVGLYIPGGTAPLFSTVLMLAVPAKIAGCKEIVLCTPPDKEGRVHPAILFAAQVAGVNRIFKAGGVQAIASMAYGTESVPKVYKIFGPGNQYVTAAKQLVSLRDVAIDMPAGPSEVEVLADETANPVFVAADLLSQAEHGVDSQAMLITTSEALQQAVKEEVGRQLELLPRKEIAEKSLANSKLIVVKDMEEAIELTNEYAPEHLIVETADYMQVAERVVNAGSVFLGSLSPESAGDYASGTNHTLPTNGYAKAYSGVSLDSFIRKITFQEIRQEGMKNIGPAIEEMAANEHLDAHKNAVTVRLKTI from the coding sequence ATGAAATTAATTAATAATCCGGATAGATCACAGTGGGCGGAGATATTGAAACGTCCGGTGATGAATACTGAGAATCTGTTCGATACAGTACGGGAGATTATAGACCGCGTGAAGTCGGACGGTGACCGTGCGGTGCTGGAGATGGAGGCAAAGTTTGATAAGGCGGAGCTGACATCGCTGGCGGTGACAGAGGCGGAACTGAAAGAGGCGGAGACGCTGGTGGATGAAAAACTGAAGGCGGCTATCCGTCTGGCTAAACAGAATATAGAGACTTTTCATGCCGCACAGCGCTTTGAGGGCAAGAAGGTGGAAACCATGCCGGGCGTGACGTGTTGGCAAAAGGCGGTGGCTATTGAAAAGGTGGGATTGTATATTCCCGGAGGAACAGCTCCTCTGTTCTCTACGGTGCTGATGCTGGCTGTGCCTGCAAAGATTGCGGGTTGTAAGGAGATTGTGCTTTGTACACCGCCGGATAAAGAAGGACGGGTGCATCCAGCTATTCTTTTTGCTGCACAGGTGGCAGGGGTGAATAGGATATTCAAGGCAGGTGGCGTGCAAGCTATTGCTTCGATGGCTTACGGGACGGAAAGCGTGCCGAAGGTTTACAAGATATTCGGTCCGGGAAACCAGTATGTGACGGCAGCGAAACAGTTGGTCAGTCTGCGTGATGTGGCGATTGATATGCCTGCCGGTCCGTCGGAAGTGGAAGTGTTGGCGGATGAAACGGCGAATCCGGTATTTGTAGCTGCGGACCTGCTGAGCCAGGCTGAACACGGTGTGGATAGTCAGGCAATGCTGATTACCACTTCGGAGGCTTTGCAACAGGCTGTGAAAGAGGAGGTGGGACGTCAGCTGGAACTTCTGCCACGTAAGGAAATTGCGGAGAAATCTCTTGCCAACAGTAAGCTTATTGTGGTGAAGGATATGGAAGAGGCCATCGAACTGACGAACGAATATGCGCCCGAACACTTGATTGTGGAAACTGCGGACTATATGCAGGTGGCAGAACGTGTGGTGAATGCGGGCTCGGTTTTCTTGGGATCGCTCTCTCCGGAAAGTGCGGGAGACTATGCTTCGGGAACGAATCATACCTTGCCGACGAACGGATATGCGAAAGCTTATAGCGGTGTGAGCCTGGATAGTTTTATCCGCAAGATTACGTTCCAGGAAATCCGTCAGGAAGGAATGAAGAATATCGGCCCTGCCATTGAAGAGATGGCGGCGAACGAACATCTGGATGCGCACAAAAATGCGGTAACAGTGAGATTAAAAACAATATAG
- a CDS encoding sigma-54-dependent transcriptional regulator, with product MILIIDDDSAVRSSLSFMLKRAGYEAQTVPGPREAMDVVRAEAPALILMDMNFTLSTTGEEGLTLLKQVKIFRPDVPVILMTAWGSIQLAVQGMQAGAFDFITKPWNNAALLQRIETALELTAVPKDAPEEQSETLNRSHIIGKSQGLMEVLNTVARIARTNASVLITGESGTGKELIAEAIHINSQRVKQPFVKVNLGGISQSLFESEMFGHKKGAFTDATTDRVGRFELANKGTIFLDEIGDLDPSCQVKLLRVLQDQTFEVLGDSRPRKTDIRVVSATNADLRKMVSERTFREDLFYRINLITVKLPALRERREDIPLLARHFADRQAEINGLPRTEFSADALNFLSRLPYPGNIRELKNLVERTILVSGKPTLDASDFDAQYLRHDEPVKASESSSLAGMTLDEIERQTILQALDRHKGNLSQVAMTLGISRAALYRRLEKFNITVNEK from the coding sequence ATGATACTGATAATCGATGATGATAGTGCCGTACGTTCTTCCCTCAGTTTTATGCTGAAACGTGCAGGATATGAGGCGCAAACTGTTCCCGGACCGCGCGAAGCAATGGATGTGGTGCGTGCCGAGGCACCTGCCCTCATTTTGATGGACATGAACTTCACCCTTTCCACAACGGGAGAAGAGGGATTGACTTTGCTGAAGCAAGTGAAAATATTCCGCCCTGATGTACCCGTTATCCTGATGACAGCATGGGGTAGTATACAACTTGCCGTGCAGGGTATGCAGGCAGGCGCGTTCGACTTTATCACGAAGCCGTGGAACAATGCTGCTTTGCTGCAACGCATCGAGACAGCCCTTGAACTGACTGCCGTCCCGAAAGATGCACCGGAAGAACAGAGTGAGACGTTGAACCGCAGCCATATCATCGGAAAATCTCAGGGATTGATGGAAGTGTTGAATACGGTGGCACGCATTGCGCGTACCAATGCTTCGGTGCTGATTACCGGTGAGAGTGGAACAGGTAAGGAATTGATTGCCGAAGCCATCCACATCAACAGCCAGCGGGTGAAACAGCCGTTTGTAAAAGTCAACCTGGGTGGTATCTCGCAGAGTCTTTTTGAAAGTGAAATGTTCGGTCATAAGAAAGGTGCTTTTACGGATGCGACAACAGACCGTGTAGGGCGCTTTGAACTTGCCAACAAGGGTACTATCTTCTTGGATGAAATTGGTGACCTTGATCCTTCCTGCCAGGTGAAACTGCTTCGTGTATTGCAGGATCAGACGTTTGAAGTGCTGGGTGACAGCCGTCCCCGCAAGACGGATATCCGTGTGGTATCCGCCACCAATGCCGACCTCCGCAAGATGGTATCGGAACGTACATTCCGCGAAGATTTGTTCTATCGTATCAATCTGATAACCGTTAAGCTGCCTGCCCTTCGCGAACGCCGTGAAGATATTCCTTTGCTGGCACGTCACTTTGCCGACCGTCAGGCAGAGATCAACGGACTACCCCGCACGGAATTTTCGGCGGATGCCTTGAACTTCCTTTCCCGTTTGCCTTATCCGGGAAATATCCGTGAATTGAAGAACCTTGTGGAGCGTACGATTCTCGTCAGCGGGAAGCCGACACTGGATGCTTCGGATTTCGATGCACAATATCTGCGTCATGATGAACCGGTGAAGGCCTCGGAATCATCGTCTCTGGCAGGCATGACGCTGGATGAAATAGAGCGTCAGACTATTTTGCAGGCACTCGATCGCCATAAGGGAAATCTCAGTCAGGTAGCTATGACACTCGGCATCAGTCGTGCCGCGCTCTATCGCCGACTGGAAAAGTTTAATATAACGGTTAATGAAAAGTGA